The following is a genomic window from Hymenobacter sp. APR13.
GCCCGCATCAAAGCCCACGGCCTGGGTGCCGACTGCGTGAGTGGCGGCGAAGTGCAGCGGGCTTTGGAAGCTGGTTTCGCGCCGGAGCACGTGGTGTTTGCGGGCGTGGGCAAGTCAGATGCGGAAATCCGGCTGGCGCTGGCGGCGGATATCTGGTGCTTCAATGCCGAGTCGGCGGAGGAGCTGGCGGTGCTGAATGAGCTGGCCTGCGCGCAGAACCGCACGGCGCGGGTAGCCCTGCGCATCAACCCCAACGTGGACGCCCATACTCACGCCTACATCACCACCGGCCTGGAAGCCAACAAGTTCGGTATCAGCCTCGCCGATCTGCCGGCCGTGGTGGCGCAGTTCGGCAGCTGGCCGCACCTGGAGCTGGTGGGCCTGCACGCCCACATCGGCTCCCAGATTACCGACCTCAACGTATTTGCCGAGCTCAGTCAGCGCCTCAACGAGCTGCAGACTTGGCTGGAAAGCCAGGGCCACCAGCTGCCGCACCTCAACGTGGGCGGCGGCCTCGGCATCAACTACGAGCAGCCCGACGGCCAGTTGATTCCGGATTTCGAGGGCTACTTTTCGATGTTTGACCGGCACCTGGTGCGCCGGCCGGGCCAGCAGGTGCACGTGGAACTGGGCCGCGCCGTGGTGGCGCAGTGCGGCACGCTGCTGAGCCGGGTGCTCTACGTGAAGCAGAGCCAGTCCACGCGCTTCGCCATTCTGGATGCCGGCATGACTGAGCTGATGCGCCCGGCCCTCTACGGCAGCTACCACCACATCCAGAACCTGAGCAGCACCGCCCCCGAGCTGCTCTACGACGTGGTCGGCCCCATCTGCGAGTCGTCGGACACGTTCCGCAAAGCCGTGCCGCTGCCCGAAACCCGGCGCGGCGACCTGGTGGCCATCCGCTCGGCCGGGGCCTATGGCGAGGTGATGTCGTCGGGCTACAACCTGCGCGAGAAGGTGGCGGCGGTGTACGTGGGCGGGTAAGGCTAGGCGTTTACAAGCCAAGGAACGTCATGCAGAGCGGAGCGAAGCATCTCGCCAGTGTAGTAGTTGTACCACACTGGCGAGATGCTTCGCTCTGCTCTGCATGACGTTCTACTTTCTGCGCTTGGAACATGCCACAGCACACGGCAACCTCTGCGCGCGCTGGGAGTTACATACTTACACTTACCGCGCCGCGCCATGAACATTCTGCTTACCGGAGCCAACGGCTACATTGGCCAGCGTTTGCTGCCGCTGCTGGTAGCGGCCGGCCACCACATAGTGTGCCTCGTGCGCGACCCGCGCCGCTTCGAGCTGTCGGACAGCCTTCGGGCCAGTGTGACGGTGGCCGAGGGCGACCTACTCAAGCCCGAAACGCTGGCGGCGCTGCCCCTGGAAATCGACGCGGCCTACTACCTGGTGCACTCCATGAGCGGCCACGACAAGGACTTTTTCCGGCTGGAGCAGCAGTCGGCCCTGAACTTCCGCGCCTACCTCGACCGCACGAGTGCCCGGCAGGTGGTGTACCTGTCGGGCATCGCCAACGACCGGGCGCTGAGCGTGCACCTTCGCTCGCGCAAGGGCGTGGAGAAGATTCTGGGCAAGGGCCGCGTGCCACTCACGGTGCTGCGGGCCAGCATCATCATCGGCTCGGGGTCGGCGTCGTTTGAGATTATCCGGGATTTGGTGGAGAAGCTGCCCGTGATGATTACGCCGCGCTGGCTGAACTCGCGCTGCCAGCCCATCGGCATCCGCGACGTGATGCACTACCTCATGGCCGTGCTCGATAACGATGCCTGCCTGGGCCGCTCCTTCGATATCGGCGGGCCCGACGTGCTGACGTACCGGCAGATGCTGCTGGAGCTGGCCGCCGCCCGCGGCTACCGGCGCTACATCGTCACGGTGCCGGTGCTCACGCCGCGGCTGTCGTCGTGGTGGCTGTTTCTGGTCACGCGCACCACGTTTTCGCTGGCCCAGAGTTTAGTGGAGAGCCTGCGCAACGACACCGTGGCCACCCCTAAACGCAGCATTACGGCCGTGGTGCCGCACACCTGCATGAGCTACCGGCAGGCCGTGGACCTGGCCTTCCAGCGCATCGAGCAGAACGAGGTGGTGAGCAGCTGGAGCGACGCGCTCAGCAGCGGCGTGATGCCCCGCAACTACATGGACCACATCCGGATTCCGCAGTACGGCCTGCTGCAGGACCGCCAGACCCTGCGCTTCACCCGCGACCCACAGCAGGTGCTGCAGAACGTGTGGAGCATTGGCGGCGAGCGGGGCTGGTACAAGGTGGACTGGCTTTGGCGCACCCGGGGCCTCATGGACAAGATGGTGGGCGGCGTGGGACTGCGCCGCGGCCGCCGCTCCCCCACCGACCTGCGCGCCGGCGACCCGCTCGACTTCTGGCGCGTGCTCGTGGCCGACCGCGCCCAGGGCCGCCTGCTGCTCTACGCCGAAATGAAGCTCCCCGGCGAGGCGTGGCTGCAGTTCCGCCTATTGCCCAACCCCGATGGCTCGCACACGCTGGAGCAGCTGGCCGCCTTTCGCCCGCGCGGGCTGGCCGGGCGCCTGTACTGGTATTCGCTGGTGCCGTTTCACTTCATCATTTTCAAAGGCATGATTGAGAACATCGTGCACTACAGCGACTCCGTGCCGCTGCCGGCCGTGGCCGCCAAGCAACCCGCGTAGGACAGCGCGCCCGCCCGCGGCACACACCATAGGCCTCATTCCGTCGTTGTGCTGGCCACCCTAGCCGGTGCGGCCCCAGCCGTTCGTTATCAGGATACGCAGGGTCGCGTTTCGGTGGTAATCATGAGCCTATGGAAACATAGGTGGCTCCCAGGCTTGTGCCTGCCGGCTGCCTATCCTATTCAGCTCACAAAAAGCCAGACGCAGGAGCCTGTTCCTTCGAGGGTTCAAAAATCCCTGATTCCACTTTTTAAACATCTTTATACCAACAATATATATTGCTATAAACCAATTTAAAAAGTCTGACAGTGCGGAATTGTGGTTGGTGGCAGATAAGGAGTAGGTAGTAGCTTTCCTTCAGTTACCACCCTATTCTTATTCAGCTGGTTTCGGAATGATCCAGCGCGTTGTCGTTAGTGAACTGCAAGGTGTGTGTGGCCGTCTTTCTTCTGGATTGACGGCCATTTAGTTTCCCCCCCTGCGGTTGCCCTGGCAGTGCGAATAGTGGTTGAATTGCGACCTGTAACCCACTTGTATTCCTACTACGCCTATGCTCTGTACTGTTACGCTGCCGCTGCCCACTGCCGTCGGGCACAGCTACTATACTACGTTCTACCTGCTGGCCTTCGGCTTGAACCTGGCGCTGCTGGTGTGGGAAGGCCACCGCCGGGGCTACGCCATGCGGCCGTGGCTGGTGGTGCTAGCCTGCACCACGCTTAGCTTTATTCTGGGCACCAAGCTGCTGGCCTTGTCGGGGCCGGAGTGGCAGGAGTTGCTGCAGACGGGGCACTGGCCGGGCTCGGGGGCGCGCACGGTGCTGGGCGGGGCGCTGGCCGGCACACTCACGCTGCTGGCGCTGCGGCGTCCGTTCGGGTTCAGCTGGCACGTGTTCGATGCCTTCACGCTGCCGATGTGCGCGGCGCTGGCGGTGCAGTGCGTGGGCTGCGTGCTCACCGGCTGCTGCTTCGGCGAGCTGACGGCCGGCAGCTGGGGCCTCACCTATGCGCCCGGCACGCTGCCCTACCTGTGGCAGGAGGCGCGCGGGTTGCTGGCGCCCGGGGCCGCGCAGTCGTTGCCGGTGCACCCCACGCAGCTGTATTCGCTGGGGCTGTGTGTGGTGGTGGGCGGCGTACTGGTGCTCACGCGGCACCGGGCGTGGCCGGGCGGCAGCCGCCGTCTGCTGCACCTGGGGCTGCTGCTGGCCGGCCGCTTCCTGATTGAGTTCTGGCGCGACCCAGCAGGCGAGCAGGTGGGCGCCGAGTTCCACAGCCACGCCGGCCTCGTCCTGAAACAGGTGCAATGGGCGCTGCTGCTGCTGGTGCCGCTGGTGCTGGGTAGCTGGGGCTGGCTGCTGTACTGCAGCCGGCACACCGCACCGCAGCCCGAGCAGCTGCCCACCCAGCACCCCGTGCGCAACCTGCTGGCGGTGGCCGGGCTGCTGCTGCTCACGGCCTGGCTGGGGCCGCAGGCTCTCACGCGCCCCGAGGTGCTGGTGGTAAAAACGCTGCTGCTCACGGTGCTGGTGCTGGAAGGCGGCGTCCTGCTGCTGGGCGCGGCCGGCACGCTACGGCCCGCCCGCGTGGCGCTGCCCCTCACGCTGGCCGCCGGCGTGCTGGTGCTCACCAGCCAGACGCCCGCCGATTCCAGCAGTGCGCCCTACTTCTCGTTTACGCCCGGCTACGTCGCCGGCCGCTACGATGAAGACGTTACTTATAGCCCGAGTGGGGGCTGCTCCGGCTCCGGCGGCCCTAGCACCCGCGCCGGCTACTACCACCAATATCGGGCGATGGGCGGCGAAGCTGCCTACACACGGCCCAGCCTCCACCGGCCGGGCCGCGTAACCTACGGCATGGGCATCTATGGCGGCAGGGAGTATGTGAATGCGCAGAGCCTTCTCCTAGGCAGCCCGTTTTTGACGGGCAATGCCACCGACGGACGGCGCTTTCCGCTGTTCGATGTAAACCCATTCATTGTGCGCGACCGTAGCCGGCCTGGCCGTTTCGGCTATGGCGTGCGAGTTGGGCTGCACATGGGCCATCTGGCCAACGTAGCGCCCGAAAACGCCGAGGACTCGCTAAGAACAGAATACGTCCTGCCCGATGCCAGTATCTGGCTGGGGGTGCGCCGCACGCTGTTTTTTCAGGCCGATTATGGTAATGGTCTGTTGGCGTTGGGCAACGGCACCGGCCGTTTGGCACTTGGCTCGGGCCTGGGCTCCGACTGGAACCGGCAGTTACTGGCTGGAGTGGCACTATCCAACCACACCCCTGGCTTGTGGATGGGTTTCCTGAGTGCCAGCTTCCCGGTCGGCCGCACCGGCCTGTGGCTGGAACCCTACGGCGCCACCGATTTCGGGCGGCATCGGCAGGTGTCGTTACGGGTGCAATACCGGCTGCAGGCACGCTAGTAGCAGGTGCGGCAACTTAGCCACTTGTAGTCTTCCAGCGCCCTATGCCTCAAATCAGACATAGGTAGAGTATTACCTGTAAGATATGGCAAGCTTACTTCTTGGCTGGCGCCCAATTCTGACTTTTGTGTAACGAATCCAACAGCCTATATAAGCGAGTCAACCCGAATGAACCTATTCCTCCCTTGTCGTCCACCTGCAAGTGGCGGCCATCTGCGTACGCTATGTGCAGCGTAATATATGGCACGTGGTTGTAACCAACCTGATATTCACGCTTCAGCTTGTCTGGTTGCAGATAATTCACCAACTCGACTAGTTGTTGTTGTGCACGGCTGGTGAGGGTAGTGCTCAGGTCCTCACACTTCTTTTTAGCTTTATCCAGTACCGGATATTCGCAGGAGTGATAGGTAACGCTGTCCTGAGGCCCAATGCGTATTGCTATTTCCTCAACTTCGTGATAGACGAAGTGAGAGGCATACAGCAGGCTGTCGACTCGTGTATTCGTGGGAGCAGGATTATACTCTATCAAACCGCCAAAACGGTAGGTCAGTAAGAATTCCTGGCGGCCGTCTTTCTCCAGCGGTTCCGTTATCAGAAAGGGCTTGTAATAATCGGAGTAAGCAATCAGCGGTTGGGTACCTTGATAGACGATGCGTGCTACCGGGCAATACCGGTAAAACTGTCGGCGGAAACGCTCCAGCACCAGACTATCGCCCATATCCAACACACAGATGACTTTGCTTTTGTTGTAATGGCTGCCGGTTATCAGCAGGTCTGTCAGCCCATTTCCATCAACATCTGCCTTCTCCCAAGCCTTGATTTTCTCTCGTTTATACAGTCTTTGTACTCGCTTATCTTCAAATCGAAGCTGAGAATCAACAACGAAATTTTTGTAATAATCATCCAATGACCTCACCATCTGCTGCACAGCAGAATCCGAGTCCAGCTTCGCTAGCTTTCCTTGCCTTTGAGCAGTAGCAGACCAGCTTGATAACAGCAAGAATATGAATACGGTATAGGCTTTCAGCATACTATGCGAGTTATCCTTGGCCAAACACCGGCTCAATCCGGCCTTCCGGATTGATCTGCAGAATGGCTTCGTAGTTCTTGCCGCTTTTTGCGGACACAAACCCGCGGATGACGCCGGTTTTGCCTTTGCGCAGTAGCTGATTCATCTGGGTGTCGGTTAGGGTTTTGCCGCCCCACTCGAAGGGCACGCGGAACTGGCAGTCCTCGCGGAAGCGGGAGCAGCCCCAGGCGCTTTTGCCGCGCAGCATCTGGCCCAGGCGGCACACCGGGCACGGAATCTGGCCGGGGTCCTGGGCGGTGGTGGGCTTGCTTTCGGCGGCGCGCACCAGTTCCAGCGTGCGAGCCGGCGTGAGGCGGATGGCGGCGTCGAACTTCTGGCCCATATCGTCCACGAAGCCTTTCATCACCGGCGTGCGGCCCTTTTTCAGTAGCTCGCTCACCTGCTTGTCGGTAAGCTTCTTGCCCTCGAACTCGGTGGGCAGCCGGAACTGGCAGCCTTCCTTCCAGCGCGAGCAGCCCAGCGCCGACTTGCCGCGCAACACGCGGCCGCTGCCGCAGGCCGGGCATGGCCCCAGCGCCCCTGGCACGGCCGGCGTGGCGGCGGCTTTCGGCGGACTGGCTTTGGCGGTGGCGCCGGCTTTCTGGCCGGTGAGGTCGGCCAGCTCGGGCTTGTGGATGCTGATGCCGCGGCCTGAGCCATCCTGCTTCACCTCGTGCACCATTTCGCGCACCAGCTGCTGCAGCTCGCCCAGAAACTGACTGGATTCCAGCTGGCCGCCTTCAATCTGGCGCAGCTTCCGCTCCCACTGCCCGGTCAGCTCCGCCGACTTCAGCGTGGGGTTACGGATCAACCCAATCAGTTCGACGCCAGTAGGCGTGGGCACAATTTTTTTCCGGTCGCGGCGGATGTAGCCGCGTTTGAACAGGGTTTCGATGATGGCGGCGCGGGTGGAGGGGCGGCCGATGCCGTTTTCCTTCATGGCCTGGCGCAGCTCCTCGTCGTCGACGTTGCGGCCGGCGGTTTCCATGCCGCGCAGCAGCATGGCCTCCGAGTACTCGCGCGGCGGCTGGGTCATTTTGGCGTCGAGGCGGGGCTTGTGCGGGCCGGTTTCGTCTTTCTGGAAGCTGGGCAGCACGGTGCTCACCACGTCGTCGTCGCCTTCGCCGGCCGCTTTCGGGGCCGAGGGCGCCTGCTGCTTCTCCGGGTCGCCGTACACCTCGCGCCAGCCGGGGCTGAG
Proteins encoded in this region:
- the lysA gene encoding diaminopimelate decarboxylase; the encoded protein is MPFTLAPELHAQPTPFYHYDLGLLDATLTALQQAARPRNFQVHYALKANVNLPVLARIKAHGLGADCVSGGEVQRALEAGFAPEHVVFAGVGKSDAEIRLALAADIWCFNAESAEELAVLNELACAQNRTARVALRINPNVDAHTHAYITTGLEANKFGISLADLPAVVAQFGSWPHLELVGLHAHIGSQITDLNVFAELSQRLNELQTWLESQGHQLPHLNVGGGLGINYEQPDGQLIPDFEGYFSMFDRHLVRRPGQQVHVELGRAVVAQCGTLLSRVLYVKQSQSTRFAILDAGMTELMRPALYGSYHHIQNLSSTAPELLYDVVGPICESSDTFRKAVPLPETRRGDLVAIRSAGAYGEVMSSGYNLREKVAAVYVGG
- a CDS encoding SDR family oxidoreductase, giving the protein MNILLTGANGYIGQRLLPLLVAAGHHIVCLVRDPRRFELSDSLRASVTVAEGDLLKPETLAALPLEIDAAYYLVHSMSGHDKDFFRLEQQSALNFRAYLDRTSARQVVYLSGIANDRALSVHLRSRKGVEKILGKGRVPLTVLRASIIIGSGSASFEIIRDLVEKLPVMITPRWLNSRCQPIGIRDVMHYLMAVLDNDACLGRSFDIGGPDVLTYRQMLLELAAARGYRRYIVTVPVLTPRLSSWWLFLVTRTTFSLAQSLVESLRNDTVATPKRSITAVVPHTCMSYRQAVDLAFQRIEQNEVVSSWSDALSSGVMPRNYMDHIRIPQYGLLQDRQTLRFTRDPQQVLQNVWSIGGERGWYKVDWLWRTRGLMDKMVGGVGLRRGRRSPTDLRAGDPLDFWRVLVADRAQGRLLLYAEMKLPGEAWLQFRLLPNPDGSHTLEQLAAFRPRGLAGRLYWYSLVPFHFIIFKGMIENIVHYSDSVPLPAVAAKQPA
- a CDS encoding prolipoprotein diacylglyceryl transferase family protein: MLCTVTLPLPTAVGHSYYTTFYLLAFGLNLALLVWEGHRRGYAMRPWLVVLACTTLSFILGTKLLALSGPEWQELLQTGHWPGSGARTVLGGALAGTLTLLALRRPFGFSWHVFDAFTLPMCAALAVQCVGCVLTGCCFGELTAGSWGLTYAPGTLPYLWQEARGLLAPGAAQSLPVHPTQLYSLGLCVVVGGVLVLTRHRAWPGGSRRLLHLGLLLAGRFLIEFWRDPAGEQVGAEFHSHAGLVLKQVQWALLLLVPLVLGSWGWLLYCSRHTAPQPEQLPTQHPVRNLLAVAGLLLLTAWLGPQALTRPEVLVVKTLLLTVLVLEGGVLLLGAAGTLRPARVALPLTLAAGVLVLTSQTPADSSSAPYFSFTPGYVAGRYDEDVTYSPSGGCSGSGGPSTRAGYYHQYRAMGGEAAYTRPSLHRPGRVTYGMGIYGGREYVNAQSLLLGSPFLTGNATDGRRFPLFDVNPFIVRDRSRPGRFGYGVRVGLHMGHLANVAPENAEDSLRTEYVLPDASIWLGVRRTLFFQADYGNGLLALGNGTGRLALGSGLGSDWNRQLLAGVALSNHTPGLWMGFLSASFPVGRTGLWLEPYGATDFGRHRQVSLRVQYRLQAR